A segment of the Daphnia pulex isolate KAP4 chromosome 10, ASM2113471v1 genome:
gcaAAGATGTTATTCAACGATGGGCATTTCCGCTTGTTCCCGATTTGAATCGGAGTGAAACAACTCCTCGACACACTTTATCACGTCACAATGTTTACAAGCAGCCTGGTGTCACCTTGGCCAAGTACACAataaccttttctcttttttatttccatgttACCATGATAACACCCTATTTGCGAAATAGGGAAAGTGTTTTGGAAAGGGACGTGGCGGTAGGAGAAAACTCTAAAATAGGAGAACGCACATTCGTCACCCAGTCCGTCATTGGCAGCCGTTGCACAATCGGAAACGACGTGTACATCAATAATGCTTATATTTGGGACGATGTTAACATCAAGGTTAGACCCagcgaaaattttatttttgataaataatcaaacaatttgCTTTTAATTAGAACAACTGCCACATTGAAGTAGCTCTCATCGCCGATGGTGTTGTGTTAAATGAAGGAGTCAAAATCGGCCGAGGCTGTGTCATTGGACCCGGAGTAGTTTTAGCTGCCGGTACCAAAATCCCTGACAATACTCGCCTCATGGCCCATCCTCCCAAATGTGATAACGACTTTGAAACATCGGACGAAGAAGATGGTAATGCAAACTTGAATACGTATGtctattaatttaaatatagTTACATtggtatttttgtttccccttttaGATAAGGTAGCTAAACCGTTTAGTGCCGATAGTGTCGCTTACGTTTATCAACGACCCGTCGAAGAAGATTCCGATGCAGAGTCTTTGATTGATGAATTATGGGGCTTGGACATTGATGAAGATTCAGaaagtgaagaagatgaagacgaagacgaagctgataacgacgaagatgaagaacacgaagaagaagtggaCGTGGGCGACCTGCCAGAGGATATGAATGCTAGATGTAAGTTGCCTATGTGAacctaaaaaattaatttactaatttgttgaatttttctatAGCATTTTATAATGAAGTCTTGGAGAGTCTTCAAAGAGGCtacgaagaaaaaatcaagggTGACAACTTGGTTCTTGAAATTAACTCGTCCAAATACGCTTATAACGTTACCATGAAAGAGGTGAACATGCTCGTTATCAAAGCTATGCTTTCGTTGCCATCCGTCATGACTAAGGTAAACTTTAACGGCGAATCTTTTTGTATTAgatgtttgattgaaatttggtTGGCTTTTACAGAAGGCCGCCACTGGCACCAACGAAGATTGGGTCGCTCTAAGGCCGATATTGCAGCACTTTCTTCCTGTCATGAGAAATTACTTGAAAAACAATCAGTCGATGTTGGATTCTCTCGAGGCTCTGGAAGAATTTGGAGTTCATAACTCCCATTTTGTGAAATCTATTTGTAAAGTTCTCCATTTTTTGTACGGCGAGGACGTGTTGAGTGAGGACGCAATTTTGGAGTGGTACACCAATCCACCGAACGATCCCAGTGCATTGAAAACTATCCGGAAAACTGTACGTCTTAATTTCTTGAAAAGTTGACTTGATCCTTGGCCTGTTATTAACTTGTTTGTGTTTTGAAACAGGTGGAACCATTTATTACATGGCTGGAAGAAGCGGAAGAGGAATCATCGGAGGAATCGGATTGATAAGTCGCACTTGAATTTGTCCTGGTTTCTGAGAGCTGTAACAAATATCGAATTTATTGAAGTATatcttttttcacaatttataTGTCACTACTTCACATTTACTTGGATAACCATTGAAAATTACAGGCGTTGGTCACATAAGTAATAAGTGTAATGGTGGCGTATTTAAGAGTAACCGATTCAGTTCATGTCGTGAAAGAaaccaattttgaaaatccttTCGTAGTTCCAAATGGGTTAAAtcgtaaagaaaaaggacgtacaaaattattttaacggATGCATTTATTTGAGAAATTTTGTGATTAACCGGTAAATGGAAATGCTCATCAAATGAAGACGTTGGAATGTGGGATGGAAAGAAAGCAATCCAAACCAAACGATTATccatttaaatctttttcttgtttgctggTAAATTCATTCTCCAAATGGTGAAGGTGAGTAGCGAAGCGAAGCTCACCCAGACCAAGTAGGGCATCATCAAGTAAGAAGCCGTTTCGTTGACAGATTTAAAAGTGTAGACACAAGAAGCGATGCCGATAAGCAGAGCGATGACTTCGTAGAATGCCTGGAAATAGATAAGTCGGtaacaaaaactaaaactcttttttttttaatacttttaaattgaataaataccCATTCCAGATTGTGATAATAGAAGAAGATGAACGACCAAGCATAGTTGAGGACGAGTTGAATGGCGAAGAGGGTGAGTGGCAAGCCGGCCGGGCCGTTCAAAGTCTCGCCGCCATCACGCCAGACCAAGTAAGAAGCGAAACCCATCGTGAGGTAAAGCAGAGTCCACACGATTGGGAAAGCTAAATTGGGGGGACGCCAATTTGGTTTCTTGATATCCTGCGCGCGTGTGGTTCAAAGTCAATATTTAAATAAGGGCGCCAATGACAACGCTGTATAAATTACGTAAAAATCATGCAATGATTTTCGGGAATTTTCTACTCTTCCCTTAAATTTTCCACCCAATTTtgacacacagacaaccattCCTTGCATGTTACGTAATTTATGTGCACTGTCAAACACTCTTGACAGCGGCAACGCCTGTTGATTGTTTGGTTAAAAAGCGAcacaaatcaaatgtttttttgggaaaacttACGTTGTACCaagttttgatttgtttcctGGTTGCCATGCCTGCGGGAAGGGATCCAATCCATGGCAAAAGTGTCAAAATGATGGCGGACCAGACGATTTCCATTTTGTTAATTCGATGTGTGATGGTTAACTCCAAACCTTACTGCTGCTCAGACACTGCGTGAATGGCGGGGTGCTTTGACTGCTTCTCTCTACCGCGGCTCGAGTGTTTTGACATTCGCCGGAAGGCGTGGTCTACGTGCCTGGCAGCAGGATCTTGATTTGTTGTATAAGAATAAGGAACGAAACAGAAAATATCCAGATGTGCATGTGGCAACTGGATACAGTTTGGGGTTTTATCTTAACTTGACCCTGGGTcgtaaaaaagatttcgagttcaattttttgggggaaacaCAGTAAGTCTTTCACACGTGGCTAGTAATTTTACAACTAGAATTCGTAAATCAACATGTCATTCTTAAAAGTTAAACCCTAGTAGCGTAAACCAAAATAATCTGTTCACTAAATTGTTGTCGAGTCcatcaaattatttgttttttggcctTTTACCTTTATGacgaatttccctttttaattttgaaccTGCCAACGATTTTGTTGGAGAAATCTTTTATCACTGTTATCTATCGTTGACTTGCCCAAGACTCACTCTGGACACACTCGTGTATGACGTTTGaggtttatttatattttgaagTGAAGCGAATCAGctgacatctagcggtcatATTTGGAGacgccatttctttttgttggctTTTATGACTAATGATTAGAAACGTGTGTGGCTTTACTAAATGTTACTTTGGACGAACACAAATAGAAATAGAGTCGTGACACATCGGCCGGCTATGCCGACATCTCTTCGTGAGTTTTTGACGCAGACTTTGTGGACAAGATGGATGACTAACGCCTTTATAATATTCAGACTCCGCATTCACAACAGAgcccttcttttgttttcattcgaTCACGTTCTCCGATGTATGTATTCCGTCACGATcgaaaaatcatcaaagatAAGTTGCTATTCAATTTGAATACCGTCGTGACGTTTTgtcttctccccccccccccctgtacCGAaggtaacaaaataaaaaaaaacacgtcgGCGGGTTAAAATTCCTCGAGTATAAATAGCCGTGACTGTGCGTTCGGCgaaatgaatttatttctttttaggaAGGAGAGAAGAGGCCGACATATGCATGGGTGACATTGCATGCAGGCTGTGCCCCGCGTTGGACGCGAGTTATAGTCTAAATGGAACAGCCCCCGGTATTTTTAGCAGAAActggggagaaaaacaaagtgtctgaaaaaaaaactcaaattccATTCGGTCTACTTATTTCAAAtgcacaccaccaccactaaagcttttttgttttttaaaagaacggGCCTACACTACGTAATAGTCGTGCGCGTTGGGGGTGGATTACGGGATATCTAAATATTTACAGGGTCCCTAAAAACACCAATCCATCAACACTATAAGCGGATGAGCGCTAACTTTGTTTGTTGATATTCCAAATGATTAGTCGAAACTTAAATTATTACGATTTTAAATtatgcaatttcatttttttctttttagagtTTCCATGGCGCCGCACCGGATGATGGAAGAATTCAGAAACGATTTCCGGGTCGACTCGAATTTCGTACGGGCCCACGGAATGAGACCGACagtgtatatacgtatatatgcATATTCCGTCCGTCCGCCCGCCTCATAGACTACAGAAAACTCGCGTCTGTGTCTCAGTCATTGAGTCGACGCCGTCCCGACTGGGCGTCTGCTGTATCCCGAAAACAGGCGAAAAAGAGAGTGAGAGTTTTtaaaagctttaaaaaaaagaaataataattttatccCCAGTGTgtgagcgtgtgtgtgttaacaGCTTTTCTGGTCAGTTCGACAGCACATCATGGCGCAGGCGTTAACGATTCAAATGTCCCGCTCGGGCAACCAACAACCGTGGGGATTTCGGCTTCAAGGCGGATTGGATTTCGCGACTCCGCTTACCGTTTTGAGGgtatgaaacttaaaaaaagagaatcgaaTGACACAttggcaaattaaatttttcgtccgaaattggaaaaattaaacagGTGAATATGGGAAGTTTGTCGGAGAGCGCCGGATTGAAGGCTGGCGATGTCATTTTGAGGGTCAACGAGGTCGACGTGATGCGTTTACGTCATCAAGAAGCTCTGGACGCTATTGCCCAAGCTGGGAATCAATTCCAGCTGCATATCGGAcggtaataaaataattttgaagttcaaaaaacattttttaaaaaaattttccaggaACCGTTTTCACGTTAGACAAATAAGTCGAGGGCGGAAATAGCTGGAATATTTTCGCTCTTAAGAGAGTGATGGTTtccgttttgttgtttttccatttcttgtttttctcctccAAACCCCGGCCTCAAAAATAATGAGACACCTACGCCGTACGCGAAAAGAATTGGCGCGCTATTTGAAAAACTCTGCGGGggaactagaaagaaaaaagaaagaaggcgGTGCCGATTGAAATGAGGCTGCTTTTTTAAAGACTcggctttttctctctctcgggaCTCACGGTGTACTATACTCGCATGTGGATCAAATGGGTCGACTCTAAATCGGGATCAGCTGTGAGACCTGAACAGTCTGGACGGCAACGAATCTATTTCtgggtcttaaaaaaaagccatcaGTCGcgaaataaatgtataacacaCACCGCGTGACCCACGGCGTCTAAACGCTCTGAATTAGGTTAACAGCATCTGTCgtttctaaataaatatttcaccGTCTGTGATTATCATTCATAGGGCTGGAATATGGAAGCCGCAAGTGACGCCGTTGGCCGAACCCGTTCAGGCTCCAACTGGCGAATCTTTGTTGACCAAAACATCTCTAGCTCTTCATCAcgaagtaaaatttttaaaatttttagtcaaacaaattgcaaattagaaatttttgaattttttttggcgggatttttgaaaacaggAAGCTCAAAGGATCGGATCCGCTCATAATACCAAAGCGGCCCCATTCACTTCTTCGGTTAAGGTATTCcagtaattaattaatttttacatttgttattaaatcgttttaattcaatttttctttaggaTGAAGCCAAGACGTTGAATCGTCAACAATTCAACTCCCCGATGGGATTGTACAGCGAGGAAAAGATTGCCGAAACTTTGACGTCGCAAGCTGAAGTCCTGTCTCAAGGAGTTCTAGGGTATTTCATCCATCTTAACTGAATTAGTAATTATGACatttaattcaataattttgaaatatgcCAGGatcaattttaagaaaaacgaaaagatcTACGACTCCACCAATAGCGAAGTCTTGAAAATGCTTCAAGAAATGGACAAGGAGCCGCAGGATGAGCCTGATGAAGATCCGGCGGAAGTGACTCACCGTGCTGTTGCGGTTAATCCGCCGATTAAGAGCCAAGctccccagcagcagccgtttgTCGTTCACCACCCAGTCgttcagcaacaacaacaacaacctaaACAACAGCCGGTTGTCATTCATCATCCCatccaccaacaacaaccgcaacaacaacaacaacaacaatacgGTACACTAAACAGCTCCCcattaatgaaaatgacttgatcatctttttattttgttaaaaaatgtttaaccaAATATTTCAGTACCGGTTGCAGCACCTGTGACGTCACTGGTTGGTCCAATGTCCGCCCCGGTGGCCCCAGTGTCACGTCCGGCCGGAGTCCGGTCCGTGACTGCGCCCACGGCGCCGGCC
Coding sequences within it:
- the LOC124203754 gene encoding PDZ and LIM domain protein Zasp-like isoform X1, whose translation is MHIPSVRPPHRLQKTRVCVSVIESTPSRLGVCCIPKTGEKEIRQHIMAQALTIQMSRSGNQQPWGFRLQGGLDFATPLTVLRVNMGSLSESAGLKAGDVILRVNEVDVMRLRHQEALDAIAQAGNQFQLHIGRAGIWKPQVTPLAEPVQAPTGESLLTKTSLALHHEEAQRIGSAHNTKAAPFTSSVKDEAKTLNRQQFNSPMGLYSEEKIAETLTSQAEVLSQGVLGINFKKNEKIYDSTNSEVLKMLQEMDKEPQDEPDEDPAEVTHRAVAVNPPIKSQAPQQQPFVVHHPVVQQQQQQPKQQPVVIHHPIHQQQPQQQQQQQYVPVAAPVTSLVGPMSAPVAPVSRPAGVRSVTAPTAPANKSFKGPEPPQATADNPRCAECDRLIVGVFVRLKEKNLHVECFKCSTCGTSLKNVGYYKLNNKLYCDVHAKLVASHQPPAPDLTPITVKPGAPIPKNALTTEVAAKQLGASLMSMASGPPPVGGVRIFPPPSFK
- the LOC124203754 gene encoding PDZ and LIM domain protein Zasp-like isoform X2, encoding MAQALTIQMSRSGNQQPWGFRLQGGLDFATPLTVLRVNMGSLSESAGLKAGDVILRVNEVDVMRLRHQEALDAIAQAGNQFQLHIGRAGIWKPQVTPLAEPVQAPTGESLLTKTSLALHHEEAQRIGSAHNTKAAPFTSSVKDEAKTLNRQQFNSPMGLYSEEKIAETLTSQAEVLSQGVLGINFKKNEKIYDSTNSEVLKMLQEMDKEPQDEPDEDPAEVTHRAVAVNPPIKSQAPQQQPFVVHHPVVQQQQQQPKQQPVVIHHPIHQQQPQQQQQQQYVPVAAPVTSLVGPMSAPVAPVSRPAGVRSVTAPTAPANKSFKGPEPPQATADNPRCAECDRLIVGVFVRLKEKNLHVECFKCSTCGTSLKNVGYYKLNNKLYCDVHAKLVASHQPPAPDLTPITVKPGAPIPKNALTTEVAAKQLGASLMSMASGPPPVGGVRIFPPPSFK
- the LOC124203756 gene encoding translocator protein-like translates to MEIVWSAIILTLLPWIGSLPAGMATRKQIKTWYNDIKKPNWRPPNLAFPIVWTLLYLTMGFASYLVWRDGGETLNGPAGLPLTLFAIQLVLNYAWSFIFFYYHNLEWAFYEVIALLIGIASCVYTFKSVNETASYLMMPYLVWVSFASLLTFTIWRMNLPANKKKI
- the LOC124203751 gene encoding translation initiation factor eIF-2B subunit epsilon-like; translation: MSSNKTSKSMSKSGSEVLKQEDVVLAVLIADSFSIRFAPVTDSKPKALLPLVNRPMIDYALESLLLSGVQKTFVYCVAHADQIRQYLKESKWMRSVSPMSIEVISQSPDDCRSLGDSLRDIDGKSLIRGDFILMSADVISNVQLIPILEEHREKRKTDKGIVMTHIFKKSFPGHRSRSAEEELVLAINPTNGRILNYQQTTNLKKLSFPLEMFKEHGLVDLRYDLVDTHISICSPVVLPLFSDNFDYQTWGDFVRGILINEEILNNTIYYHQLEGSYAAHVSNVPMYDAVSKDVIQRWAFPLVPDLNRSETTPRHTLSRHNVYKQPGVTLAKESVLERDVAVGENSKIGERTFVTQSVIGSRCTIGNDVYINNAYIWDDVNIKNNCHIEVALIADGVVLNEGVKIGRGCVIGPGVVLAAGTKIPDNTRLMAHPPKCDNDFETSDEEDDKVAKPFSADSVAYVYQRPVEEDSDAESLIDELWGLDIDEDSESEEDEDEDEADNDEDEEHEEEVDVGDLPEDMNARSFYNEVLESLQRGYEEKIKGDNLVLEINSSKYAYNVTMKEVNMLVIKAMLSLPSVMTKKAATGTNEDWVALRPILQHFLPVMRNYLKNNQSMLDSLEALEEFGVHNSHFVKSICKVLHFLYGEDVLSEDAILEWYTNPPNDPSALKTIRKTVEPFITWLEEAEEESSEESD